The proteins below come from a single Phocoena sinus isolate mPhoSin1 chromosome 2, mPhoSin1.pri, whole genome shotgun sequence genomic window:
- the GCNT3 gene encoding beta-1,3-galactosyl-O-glycosyl-glycoprotein beta-1,6-N-acetylglucosaminyltransferase 3: MKMIGWKKKLCRGHHLWAVGCYMLLAVVALRLSLRLKCDIDFLDLESRDFQSQRCRDILYKSLKLPAKRSINCSGVTRGDQEAVVKAVLDNLEVKKKREPFTDTDYLNMTRDCEQFKSQRKFIQFPLSKEELDFPIAYSVVVHEKIENFERLLRAVYAPQNIYCVHVDEKSPETFKEAVKAIISCFPNVFMASKLVRVVYASWSRVQADLNCMEDLLRSSVPWKYLLNTCGTDFPIKTNAEMVLALKMLNGKNSMESEIPTEYKKSRWKYHYEVTDTLHLTSKMKDPPPDNLPVFTGNAYFVASRAFVQHVLENPKSQRLIEWVKDTYSPDEHLWATLQRAPWMPGSVPYHPKFHISDMTAIARLVKWQFHEGDISMGAPYAPCSGIHQRAICIYGAGDLHWILQSHHLLANKFDPKVDDNVLQCLEEYLRYKAIYGTAL, translated from the coding sequence ATGAAGATGATTGGGTGGAAGAAGAAACTCTGCAGGGGGCATCACCTGTGGGCCGTGGGCTGCTATATGCTGCTGGCCGTTGTTGCTCTGAGACTTTCTCTCAGGTTAAAATGTGACATAGATTTCCTGGATCTGGAATCCAGGGACTTTCAAAGCCAGCGCTGTAGGGACATCTTGTACAAGTCCCTGAAGCTGCCAGCAAAGAGATCCATCAACTGTTCTGGGGTCACCCGAGGGGACCAGGAAGCAGTGGTCAAGGCTGTCCTGGACAATCTGGAGGTCAAGAAGAAGCGGGAGCCTTTCACAGACACCGATTACCTCAACATGACCAGAGATTGTGAGCAGTTTAAGTCCCAAAGGAAGTTCATACAGTTCCCACTGAGCAAAGAAGAGTTAGACTTCCCCATCGCATACTCTGTGGTGGTCCATGAGAAGATTGAAAACTTTGAACGGCTGCTGCGAGCTGTGTATGCCCCTCAGAACATATACTGCGTCCATGTGGATGAGAAGTCCCCAGAAACTTTCAAAGAGGCAGTCAAGGCCATTATTTCCTGCTTCCCAAATGTCTTCATGGCCAGTAAGTTGGTCCGGGTGGTTTACGCCTCCTGGTCCAGGGTGCAGGCTGACCTGAACTGTATGGAAGACTTGCTCCGGAGCTCGGTGCCATGGAAATACTTACTGAATACATGTGGGACAGATTTTCCTATAAAGACCAATGCTGAGATGGTCCTGGCCCTCAAGATGTTGAATgggaagaacagtatggagtccGAGATACCTACTGAGTACAAAAAGTCTCGCTGGAAATACCACTATGAGGTGACAGACACATTGCACCTAACCAGCAAGATGAAGGACCCTCCCCCTGATAACTTACCTGTGTTCACAGGGAATGCCTATTTTGTGGCTTCTCGAGCCTTTGTCCAACATGTCTTAGAGAACCCCAAATCCCAACGACTGATCGAATGGGTAAAAGACACCTATAGCCCCGATGAACACCTCTGGGCCACCCTTCAGCGTGCACCGTGGATGCCTGGCTCTGTCCCCTACCACCCCAAGTTTCACATCTCAGACATGACCGCCATTGCCAGGCTGGTCAAATGGCAGTTCCATGAGGGAGACATCAGTATGGGGGCACCTTATGCACCTTGCTCTGGAATCCACCAGCGGGCTATCTGCATTTATGGGGCTGGGGACCTGCACTGGATTCTTCAGAGTCATCACCTCTTGGCGAACAAGTTTGACCCAAAGGTGGATGATAACGTTCTGCAGTGCTTAGAAGAGTATTTACGTTATAAGGCCATCTATGGGACTGCACTCTGA